A stretch of the Uranotaenia lowii strain MFRU-FL chromosome 3, ASM2978415v1, whole genome shotgun sequence genome encodes the following:
- the LOC129755364 gene encoding ras-related protein Rab-8A-like, with protein MAKTYDYLFKLLLIGDSGVGKTCILFRFSEDAFNTTFISTIGIDFKIRTIELDGKKIKLQIWDTAGQERFRTITTAYYRGAMGIMLVYDITQEKSFENIKNWIRNIEENASADVEKMLLGNKCELNEKRQVTRDRGEQLAVEYGIKFMETSAKASINVDEAFFTLARDIKCKMEKRMEANNPPKSGHQLKASEQPRKAPSWLSKCNLF; from the exons ATGGCCAAAACATACGACTATCTGTTCAAGCTATTGCTGATCGGTGATTCCGGTGTCGGAAAGACCTGCATCCTGTTCCGATTCTCCGAGGATGCCTTCAATACGACCTTCATCAGCACAATCG gaattgatttcaaaattcggaCAATTGAATTGGACGGCAAGAAGATTAAACTACAGATCTG GGACACAGCCGGCCAGGAGCGGTTCCGAACGATCACGACCGCCTACTATCGGGGGGCAATGGGCATCATGCTGGTCTACGACATCACCCAGGAAAAGTCGTtcgaaaacatcaaaaattggaTCCGGAATATCGAGGAAAACGCCTCGGCCGACGTCGAGAAGATGCTGCTGGGGAACAAATGCGAGCTGAACGAGAAACGACAG GTGACCCGAGATCGAGGGGAACAGCTAGCGGTCGAATATGGCATCAAATTCATGGAAACGTCGGCGAAAGCGAGCATCAATGTGGACGAAGCATTCTTCACCCTTGCCAGAGATATTAAATGCAAAATGGAAAAGCGAATG GAAGCGAACAACCCGCCCAAGAGTGGCCACCAGCTGAAAGCGTCAGAACAACCCCGGAAGGCACCGAGTTGGTTATCGAAGTGCAATCTATTTTGA